From Zingiber officinale cultivar Zhangliang chromosome 5B, Zo_v1.1, whole genome shotgun sequence, the proteins below share one genomic window:
- the LOC121984751 gene encoding probable methyltransferase PMT19, with product MSRTATALLALLTLLLPSPNRRTLALAFAGVALCVASYLLGIYSNNRPSIAPQLSPTPGDCHPLLLPSPSSASSDGQLGFLPLHSAAAAFPVDQPPLPPLPFCPANFTHYCPCHDPQRERLFPTRDLQHRERHCPDPRDRPPRCRVPLPPGYRAPLPWPASRDRAWFANVPFPKLSVAKKEQNWVRVEGDWLVFPGGGTSFINGVKWYVTEMAKQVPLRSGEIRTVLDIGCGVASFGGHLLDYDILTMSVAPRDVHEAQVQFALERGIPAMLGVLSIHRLPFPSRSFDMAHCARCLITWTGYNGLYLLEIDRVLRPGGYWVLSGPPINWKNMYKGWGRKRQEVAEEQKAIEDLAKRLCWKKVSEKSAMAVWQKPTNLLHCMKKSKTLNSPPFCLRTDPDSAWYEKMDTCISPLPKLEVLEHTSGGNLVNWPKRLNATPPRLLARSIERITIENFNHENKLWSERVLHYEAYLSNLPRGKYRNIMDMNAGLGGFAAAVSKFPVWVMNVVPVDNKNDTLGIVYERGLIGTYMDWCEAFSTYPRTYDLIHANGVFSMYMDKCELISIVLEMDRILRPGGAAIVRDHIDVIVKVKQLTDSLRWQSRIVHSENGPFHPEKLLIVDNSVQ from the exons ATGTCGAGGACGGCGACTGCTTTGCTCGCTCTCTTGACTCTGCTCCTCCCGAGCCCTAATCGCCGGACGCTCGCTCTCGCCTTCGCCGGCGTCGCCCTCTGCGTCGCCTCCTACCTCCTCGGCATCTACTCCAATAACCGCCCCTCCATCGCTCCCCAACTCTCCCCCACCCCGGGGGACTGCCACCCGCTCCTCCTCCCCTCCCCCTCCTCCGCCTCCTCCGACGGCCAACTTGGCTTCCTCCCCCTccactccgccgccgccgccttccCAGTTGACCAGCCCCCGCTGCCGCCGCTCCCCTTCTGCCCCGCCAACTTCACTCACTACTGTCCCTGCCACGATCCCCAGCGCGAGCGACTATTCCCTACCCGCGATCTCCAGCACCGCGAGCGCCACTGCCCTGACCCCCGCGACCGCCCGCCTCGCTGCCGCGTACCGCTTCCGCCTGGCTACCGCGCGCCCCTCCCCTGGCCAGCTAGTCGTGACCGCGCCTGGTTCGCCAACGTGCCCTTTCCCAAGCTGAGCGTGGCCAAGAAGGAACAGAACTGGGTCAGGGTGGAGGGGGACTGGCTGGTCTTTCCTGGGGGTGGCACTTCCTTTATCAATGGGGTCAAGTGGTATGTTACAGAGATGGCCAAGCAGGTTCCGTTGAGGAGTGGGGAAATTAGGACCGTTCTGGATATTGGCTGCGGG GTTGCAAGCTTTGGTGGACATCTTTTGGACTATGATATCTTGACCATGTCAGTTGCACCAAGAGATGTACATGAAGCTCAAGTTCAATTTGCCCTTGAACGTGGAATTCCAGCAATGCTTGGTGTTTTAAGTATTCATCGGCTCCCATTTCCATCGAGATCCTTTGATATGGCTCACTGTGCAAGATGTCTTATTACATGGACTGGCTATA ATGGCCTGTACTTGCTGGAAATAGATAGGGTTCTTAGACCTGGTGGCTATTGGGTTTTGTCTGGGCCACCAATAAACTGGAAGAACATGTATAAAGGTTGGGGAAGGAAACGACAAGAAGTTGCAGAAGAGCAGAAAGCTATAGAAGATTTAGCTAAACGGCTTTGTTGGAAGAAGGTTTCAGAAAAAAGCGCCATGGCCGTGTGGCAAAAGCCTACTAACCTTTTGCATTGCATGAAAAAATCAAAGACTCTTAATTCTCCACCTTTCTGTTTAAGAACTGACCCTGATTCTGCTTG GTATGAGAAGATGGACACATGCATTTCTCCTTTACCCAAGCTGGAGGTACTAGAGCATACAAGTGGCGGAAATCTTGTAAATTGGCCTAAGAGGTTAAATGCTACACCACCAAGGTTACTTGCTAGGAGCATTGAAAGGATCACCATTGAGAACTTCAATCACGAAAACAAACTATGGAGTGAAAGGGTCTTGCATTATGAGGCCTATCTCAGTAATCTGCCCAGGGGTAAATATAGGAATATCATGGACATGAATGCTGGCCTTGGAGGCTTTGCTGCTGCTGTGTCCAAATTTCCTGTTTGGGTTATGAATGTCGTTCCTGTTGATAATAAGAACGACACACTTGGCATCGTATATGAACGTGGACTTATAGGAACATACATGGACTG GTGTGAAGCTTTCTCCACTTATCCTCGCACATATGATCTGATCCATGCTAATGGAGTGTTCAGTATGTACATGGACAA ATGTGAATTGATCAGCATCGTACTTGAAATGGATCGCATCCTTCGCCCTGGAGGTGCTGCTATAGTTCGTGATCACATTGATGTTATTGTCAAAGTAAAGCAGTTAACAGATAGTCTAAGATGGCAAAGCCGCATTGTTCACAGCGAAAATGGACCTTTCCATCCAGAGAAACTTCTCATAGTTGACAATTCAGTACAGTAG
- the LOC121984750 gene encoding uncharacterized protein LOC121984750, whose product MASLVPGVLIKLLQHMNTDVKIAGEHRSTLLQVVSIVPALAGSDLFTSQGFYLKVSDSSHATFVSLPDENNDLISSDKIQLGQFIYVDRLEAGSPCPILKGVKPLPGRHPCIGNPEDLVATSSLGFLNTEKPKPSNDSKSNTNTSSDNEKAKLGISKLTIKTQEVEKKRNSFSKSSTSLPKLASAGKLDKDSPSVGSKSMNSRSIPSSPSSVYSLPASFEKFSSEIKKHAKAKGVEKPASSRVSLFEKAATMLKATSGRKSTSGNFLGNLVPTIELGPKALRKSWEGNLDTKGRDHSISKTAKPTTKSESRSTSAPPQKSSKNEKSLLKEDVKIHTPTKVIANVPAEDPDKTAKQRPSVLKRSSETSTSLSLGNLVKVAPTNRTWTDGSVSWQSLPSSLAKQGKELLKHRDAAQRVAVDAIQEASAAESLIRCLSMYAEMSANAKEDNPQPAVEQFLAFNSSLSRAISVADSISKCISHSTAGTSSGASPVVSGPIAEEALKVSANNRRRASSWVSAALATDLSPFSLYTHKHPSTASLATAVVLEGPSRTAASTAETSKAVSAPQSKSRSSPPLVSAGKGKARGLVMSSPPPPLPEWERGGGLEEGTELARALREEAQSWFVAFAERFLDADAIAPGPTAGEQVASMLSQLKKVNDWLEAIDSRQREGCAAASEGDAADGELPRGSTSGVPPETIERLRKKIYEYILTHVESAAIALGGGVPTAASPVVGRPSRK is encoded by the exons ATGGCTTCGTTAGTCCCCGGAGTCCTTATCAAACTCTTGCAGCATATGAATACTGATGTGAAGATTGCTGGAGAGCATCGTTCGACCCTCCTCCAGGTTGTGAGTATTGTCCCTGCACTCGCTGGAAGTGATCTCTTCACCAGCCAAGGCTTTTATCTCAAGGTCTCTGATTCTTCTCATGCGACATTTGTTTCCCTGCCCGATGAGAATAATGATCTTATCTCAAGTGACAAGATCCAGCTTGGTCAATTCATCTACGTTGACCGCCTTGAGGCTGGCTCTCCATGTCCCATTCTTAAGGGAGTGAAGCCACTTCCTGGTCGCCATCCTTGCATTGGGAATCCTGAGGATCTTGTTGCTACCAGTTCTCTTGGTTTTCTTAATACAGAGAAACCGAAGCCATCCAACGACTCAAAAAGTAATACTAACACGTCTTCAGACAATGAAAAGGCCAAATTGGGGATCTCTAAGTTGACTATCAAAACACAGGAggtggaaaagaaaaggaattctTTTAGTAAGTCAAGCACCTCTCTTCCAAAACTAGCTTCAGCTGGCAAATTGGACAAGGACTCCCCAAGTGTGGGATCAAAATCAATGAACTCAAGGTCAATACCTTCATCTCCGAGTAGTGTCTATTCCTTGCCTGcatcttttgaaaaattctctAGTGAGATTAAGAAGCATGCAAAAGCTAAAGGAGTAGAGAAGCCAGCATCATCACGGGTGAGTCTGTTTGAGAAAGCAGCTACTATGCTGAAAGCAACATCTGGCAGGAAGTCTACTTCTGGTAATTTCTTGGGAAATTTGGTGCCAACCATTGAATTGGGACCCAAGGCTTTGAGAAAGAGCTGGGAAGGGAATCTGGACACGAAGGGAAGAGATCATTCTATCTCAAAAACTGCCAAACCTACTACAAAATCCGAATCTAGAAGCACTTCT GCTCCTCCACAGAAATCATCAAAAAACGAAAAATCATTGCTTAAGGAGGATGTTAAGATTCATACTCCGACAAAAGTCATTGCAAATGTTCCTGCTGAGGATCCTGATAAAACTGCTAAACAGAGGCCTTCTGTTTTGAAGAGGTCTTCTGAAACAAGTACCAGTCTAAGTCTTGGTAACTTGGTGAAGGTTGCTCCTACTAACAGAACATGGACAGATGGTAGTGTTTCATGGCAATCACTTCCATCATCTCTAGCGAAACAAGGGAAG GAGCTTCTGAAGCACAGGGATGCGGCACAACGGGTTGCTGTGGATGCTATCCAAGAAGCTTCTGCGGCTGAGAGCTTGATTCGTTGCTTGAG CATGTACGCAGAGATGAGTGCTAATGCCAAGGAGGACAACCCGCAGCCGGCGGTGGAGCAGTTCCTCGCCTTCAACTCCTCCCTCTCCCGTGCTATCTCCGTCGCCGACTCCATTTCCAAGTGCATCTCCCATTCCACTGCAGGAACCTCCTCGGGTGCATCGCCGGTGGTCTCCGGCCCAATCGCGGAAGAAGCGCTGAAAGTTTCCGCCAACAACCGCCGCCGCGCATCCTCCTGGGTCAGCGCTGCCCTCGCCACCGACCTGTCCCCCTTCTCGCTCTACACCCACAAGCACCCCTCGACGGCCTCACTGGCTACGGCGGTCGTGCTCGAGGGTCCGTCGAGGACCGCCGCCTCAACGGCGGAGACCTCCAAGGCCGTATCGGCACCTCAGTCAAAATCAAGATCGTCCCCGCCGTTGGTGTCTGCTGGCAAGGGGAAGGCACGGGGGCTTGTGATgtcgtcgccgccgccgccgctgccggAGTGGGAGCGCGGCGGAGGACTGGAGGAAGGGACGGAGCTGGCGCGGGCGCTGAGGGAGGAAGCGCAGTCGTGGTTCGTGGCGTTCGCGGAACGGTTCCTCGACGCTGACGCGATCGCGCCTGGGCCAACCGCCGGCGAACAGGTGGCCTCGATGCTGTCCCAACTCAAGAAGGTGAACGACTGGTTGGAGGCGATCGACAGCCGGCAGAGGGAAGGTTGTGCGGCCGCGTCGGAAGGGGACGCAGCGGACGGCGAGTTACCCCGAGGCAGCACCAGCGGCGTGCCGCCCGAGACGATCGAGCGGCTGAGGAAGAAGATCTACGAGTACATCCTCACCCACGTCGAGTCCGCCGCCATCGCGCTCGGCGGCGGAGTCCCGACCGCCGCGTCACCTGTCGTTGGGCGTCCCAGCCGGAAGTGA